The Drosophila innubila isolate TH190305 chromosome 3R unlocalized genomic scaffold, UK_Dinn_1.0 2_E_3R, whole genome shotgun sequence genome has a segment encoding these proteins:
- the LOC117791133 gene encoding phosphoglycerate mutase 2, whose protein sequence is MGGKYKIVMVRHGESEWNQKNQFCGWFDANLSEQGKAEAVAAGKAVKDAGLEFDVAHTSVLTRAQVTLASILQASGHKEIPIEKTWRLNERHYGGLTGLNKAETAAKYGEAQVQIWRRSFDTPPPPMEPGHPYYDIIVKDPRYANGPKPEEFPQFESLKLTIARTLPYWNDVIIPQMKAGKRILIAAHGNSLRGIVKHLDNLSEDAIMALNLPTGIPFVYELDENFKPVVSMQFLGDEETVKKAIEAVAAQGKAK, encoded by the exons ATGGGTGGCAAATACAAGATTGTTATGGTACGTCATGGCGAGTCCGAGTGGAATCAGAAAAACCAATTCTGCGGCTGGTTCGACGCCAATCTGAGTGAACAGg GCAAAGCGGAAGCTGTAGCAGCTGGAAAAGCCGTTAAGGATGCTGGCCTGGAATTCGATGTGGCGCACACCTCGGTGCTCACTCGCGCTCAGGTGACCCTGGCAAGCATTCTGCAGGCCAGTGGCCACAAGGAGATTCCCATCGAGAAGACCTGGCGTCTCAATGAGCGTCACTACGGCGGACTGACCGGCCTGAATAAGGCGGAGACAGCGGCCAAATACGGCGAAGCTCAGGTGCAAATCTGGCGTCGCAGCTTCGATACACCACCGCCACCAATGGAGCCGGGACATCCCTACTATGACATCATTGTCAAGGATCCCCGCTACGCCAATGGACCCAAGCCCGAGGAGTTCCCGCAGTTTGAGTCTCTGAAGCTGACCATTGCACGCACACTGCCATACTGGAACGATGTCATCATTCCACAGATGAAGGCGGGCAAACGCATCCTGATTGCCGCCCATGGCAACAGTCTGCGTGGCATTGTCAAGCATTTAGATA ATCTCTCTGAGGATGCCATCATGGCCCTGAACTTGCCCACTGGCATCCCATTCGTCTACGAGCTGGACGAGAACTTCAAGCCAGTGGTGTCGATGCAGTTCCTCGGCGACGAGGAGACTGTCAAGAAGGCCATCGAAGCTGTTGCTGCCCAGGGCAAGGCCAAGTAA
- the LOC117792233 gene encoding uncharacterized protein LOC117792233, whose amino-acid sequence MTEKVITRCSWTQTAGNELSELVQTRLSEDDVFVKPDLDDAIKEERAVLFSDIDSPGIPCELQFKISPRFKIAALTIVCSAPKLELFLGPAQEYFETIYGILIDEDGGDVLIQPYRYDVEIDRSGIADIDLKLLTSAKEVFIYGAMLHIAPNPNGITTQLQKPFDLVKIQELLQRGGSSGSQSKTEDNEEKIQKFMSIMKGITSHSQSQEPAPDADTNLVGLYQHIDSKLEQLELNISKRLDEFEAQQTEKLDKIIAILENKN is encoded by the exons atgaCTGAAAAAGTAATAACGCGATGTTCTTGGACTCAAACGGCTGGAAACGAGCTGTCCGAATTGGTACAGACACGCCTCTCTGAGGATGATGTCTTTGTGAA GCCCGACTTGGACGATGCTATCAAAGAGGAACGCGCTGTGCTCTTTTCGGACATTGACTCGCCTGGCATTCCGTGTGAGctgcaatttaaaatctctCCTCGTTTCAAAATTGCTGCTTTAACAATCGTGTGTAGCGCTCCCAAACTGGAGCTGTTTCTGGGTCCCGCACAGGAGTACTTTGAGACCATTTATGGGATATTAATTGATGAGGACGGTGGCGATGTGCTAATACAACCTTATCGTTACGATGTAGAAATCGATCGTTCTGGAATAGCCGACATCGATCTAAAGCTGCTTACATCTGCCAaagaagtttttatttatggcgCGATGTTGCACATAGCGCCAAATCCAAATGGCATCACTACACAGCTGCAGAAGCCATTCGATTTGGTTAAAATCCAAGAGCTTCTTCAAAGAGGAGGCAGCAGTGGCAGTCAAAGCAAAACCGAGGACAATGAGgagaaaattcaaaagtttATGTCTATAATGAAGGGAATTACTAGCCACTCACAGTCTCAAGAGCCAGCCCCTGATGCTGATACTAATCTTGTTGGCCTTTATCAGCATATTGACTCCAAGCTCGAACAGTTAGAGCTAAATATTTCCAAAAGACTGGATGAATTCGAAGCCCAACAAACCGAAAAGTTGgataaaattattgcaatactcgaaaacaaaaactaa
- the LOC117792234 gene encoding GILT-like protein 2, whose amino-acid sequence MKTFVYWFALIFGILECTARRHHGSENDKLPVTLYYESLCPYCMAFVTEQLSPSMVHQDRLPYTELTLVPYGNAKKNSAGNVTCQHGVNECELNAWHACILEHHNISESLKLIACMMRGHKIRLDICANRYSIDVTAVKDCKMSRSLDDILEKYAEASDKVTYKGVPAITFDNVYDEDEQDNTSDNFDTVFCAKYEAKFNKKLQSCL is encoded by the exons ATGAAGACCTTTGTATATTGGTTCGCGCTTATTTTCGGCATCCTGGAGTGCACTGCCAGA cgTCATCATGGTTCAGAAAACGATAAGCTGCCTGTTACACTGTACTATGAGTCACTTTGTCCATATTGTATGGCCTTTGTCACAGAGCAGTTAAGTCCGTCGATGGTACACCAAGATCGTCTTCCCTATACCGAGCTGACTCTGGTTCCCTATGGCAATGCCAag AAAAACAGCGCAGGCAATGTAACATGTCAACATGGCGTAAACGAGTGTGAATTAAATGCCTGGCATGCCTGCATCCTGGAGCACCATAACATCTCGGAGTCACTGAAGCTAATCGCCTGCATGATGCGCGGTCACAAGATAAGGCTTGACATCTGCGCCAACCGTTACAGCATCGATGTGACCGCCGTAAAGGACTGCAAAATGTCGCGCAGCTTGGATGATATATTGGAGAAATATGCTGAGGCGTCCGACAAAGTGACATATAAGGGAGTGCCAGCTATAACTTTTGATAAT GTTTATGACGAGGATGAACAGGATAACACCTCCGATAACTTTGATACAGTCTTTTGTGCCAAATATGAAGCCAAGTTTAACAAAAAACTCCAAAGTTGcttataa